In Sulfitobacter sp. W027, a single window of DNA contains:
- the nthA gene encoding nitrile hydratase subunit alpha: MPHDHSDHDHPHALLPPEPALRVKALETLLTRKGLIDPAALDEIIDTYENRIGPRNGAEVVARAWSDPDFRAALLEDATALVAEMGFFGRQGEHMVAVENTDEVHNIVVCTLCSCYPWPLLGIPPGWYKSDAYRARVVREPRKVLAEFGVELPAETAVRVWDSTAEVRYLVIPQRPAGSEGLDVAALADLVTRDSMIGTGLAKAP, translated from the coding sequence ATGCCCCATGATCATTCAGACCACGACCACCCCCATGCCCTGCTGCCGCCTGAGCCTGCGCTCAGGGTCAAGGCGCTTGAAACGCTGCTGACGCGCAAGGGGCTGATCGACCCCGCAGCACTAGATGAGATCATCGACACCTACGAAAACCGCATCGGCCCGCGCAACGGCGCGGAGGTTGTCGCCCGCGCGTGGAGCGATCCTGACTTTCGCGCGGCACTGCTTGAGGATGCGACCGCCCTGGTGGCCGAGATGGGGTTTTTCGGGCGGCAGGGCGAGCATATGGTCGCGGTCGAAAATACAGACGAGGTGCATAATATCGTCGTCTGCACCCTGTGCAGTTGTTACCCGTGGCCACTGTTGGGCATCCCGCCGGGTTGGTATAAATCCGATGCCTACCGCGCCCGCGTGGTGCGTGAGCCGCGTAAGGTGCTGGCGGAGTTCGGTGTCGAACTGCCCGCCGAGACCGCCGTGCGGGTTTGGGATTCGACGGCCGAAGTGCGCTATCTGGTGATCCCGCAACGCCCGGCGGGCAGCGAGGGGTTGGACGTCGCCGCATTGGCCGATCTTGTCACCCGCGACAGTATGATTGGCACCGGATTGGCCAAAGCCCCATGA
- the nthB gene encoding nitrile hydratase subunit beta, with product MTRVHDMGGRFGDGAVTPEAEDVIFHADWHRRALALTLATGALGKWNIDVSRHTRECLAPTDYARFSYYEKWIAGVADMLVARGVVSREELAGRADPAPSPLAEKALKAPQVAGVLARGGPADRPSDIAAIFAPGDAVVTRKRPENTIVPGGHTRLPAYAAGAKGRVLRLHGAHVLPDSNAHDLGEAPEPLYAVAFPASELWAHPEHPRDEVVLDLWQSYLETP from the coding sequence ATGACCCGCGTTCATGATATGGGCGGACGTTTCGGGGATGGCGCGGTGACGCCAGAGGCCGAGGACGTGATCTTTCACGCCGATTGGCACCGCCGCGCGTTGGCGCTGACCTTGGCCACGGGTGCTTTAGGCAAATGGAACATCGACGTGTCGCGCCATACCCGCGAATGTCTGGCCCCGACTGACTATGCCCGGTTCAGCTATTACGAAAAGTGGATCGCCGGGGTGGCAGATATGCTGGTCGCCCGTGGGGTGGTCAGCCGCGAGGAACTCGCGGGCAGGGCCGATCCTGCGCCCAGCCCGCTGGCGGAAAAAGCGCTAAAGGCGCCGCAGGTGGCTGGGGTGCTGGCCCGTGGCGGCCCGGCGGATCGCCCCTCTGACATCGCGGCAATCTTTGCGCCCGGTGATGCGGTCGTCACCCGCAAGCGGCCTGAAAACACCATCGTCCCCGGCGGCCACACCCGGCTGCCTGCCTATGCCGCTGGCGCGAAGGGCCGGGTGCTGCGGCTGCATGGCGCGCATGTCTTACCCGACAGCAACGCTCATGATCTGGGCGAAGCCCCCGAGCCGCTTTATGCCGTGGCCTTTCCGGCCTCTGAGCTTTGGGCGCATCCCGAACACCCCCGCGATGAGGTCGTGCTCGACCTATGGCAAAGCTATCTGGAGACCCCATGA
- a CDS encoding 23S rRNA (adenine(2030)-N(6))-methyltransferase RlmJ, with amino-acid sequence MLSYQHIYHAGNLADVQKHALLAWMLSYLTRKDKPLTYLETHAGRALYDLSDAAAEKTGEARQGIDKVAKWFAPDHPYRQVLEDLRETHGPRAYPGSPLLAAKLLRPDDRIHLAELHPQEHSALDLAMSPYPAKCHLSDGFEMAFALTPPTPRRGMLLIDPSYEIKTDYETIPRQIAKLHRAWNVGIIALWYPILTSRAHVPMLDTLTANHPDALRHEVRFPPARPGHGMVGSGMFVINPPYGMETEAQNLTARFATLTQQER; translated from the coding sequence ATGCTCAGCTATCAACACATCTACCACGCCGGAAACCTTGCAGACGTACAGAAACACGCGCTGCTGGCGTGGATGCTGTCGTACCTCACCCGCAAGGACAAACCGCTCACCTATCTGGAAACCCATGCCGGACGGGCGCTCTATGACCTGTCTGATGCGGCAGCGGAAAAGACCGGCGAGGCGCGGCAAGGCATCGACAAGGTCGCCAAATGGTTCGCCCCCGATCACCCCTACAGACAGGTTCTGGAAGACCTGCGCGAGACCCACGGCCCCCGCGCCTACCCCGGCTCACCGCTGCTGGCCGCCAAGCTGCTGCGCCCCGATGACCGCATCCATCTGGCCGAGTTGCACCCCCAAGAACACAGCGCGCTTGATCTGGCGATGTCGCCCTACCCGGCCAAATGTCACCTCAGCGACGGGTTCGAGATGGCCTTTGCCCTGACCCCGCCAACTCCGCGCCGGGGCATGCTGCTGATCGATCCCAGCTATGAGATCAAAACCGATTACGAGACGATCCCGCGCCAGATCGCCAAGCTACATCGCGCGTGGAACGTCGGGATCATCGCCCTGTGGTATCCGATCCTGACCAGTCGCGCGCATGTACCGATGCTCGACACACTCACCGCTAACCATCCCGATGCGCTGCGCCACGAGGTGCGCTTTCCGCCCGCGCGGCCCGGTCATGGCATGGTTGGCTCGGGCATGTTCGTGATCAATCCCCCCTACGGGATGGAAACTGAGGCGCAGAACCTCACCGCCCGTTTCGCCACTTTGACCCAACAGGAGAGATAA
- a CDS encoding DUF2842 domain-containing protein has protein sequence MALSYKARRRWALVILLIGLPSYIAVAVWTVAQFDRPPVLLELGIYVALGIVWALPFKFVFKGIGQADPDAGDDQ, from the coding sequence ATGGCGCTGAGCTATAAGGCACGCCGCCGTTGGGCGCTGGTCATCCTACTGATCGGACTGCCGAGCTATATTGCCGTGGCGGTCTGGACGGTGGCCCAGTTCGACCGCCCGCCGGTGCTGCTTGAGCTTGGCATCTATGTCGCCCTTGGCATCGTCTGGGCGCTTCCGTTCAAATTTGTCTTTAAGGGCATCGGACAGGCAGACCCGGATGCGGGCGACGATCAGTAA
- a CDS encoding nitrile hydratase accessory protein: MNAPEPVFEAPWHAQLFALTVHLNESGLFDWPFWADRFGATLAQHGLARELNGGEDYFNAWLETLETLLIDAGHARPGDLRVLRNGWETAYLNTPHGAPVHLNDPQTG, translated from the coding sequence ATGAACGCCCCGGAACCCGTCTTTGAGGCACCATGGCACGCGCAGCTTTTCGCGCTGACGGTGCATCTGAACGAGAGCGGCCTTTTCGACTGGCCCTTTTGGGCTGACCGCTTTGGTGCGACACTCGCCCAACATGGGCTGGCGCGCGAGCTGAACGGTGGAGAAGACTACTTCAACGCATGGCTTGAAACCCTCGAAACCCTGCTGATCGATGCGGGCCACGCCCGTCCCGGTGATCTACGCGTCCTACGCAACGGGTGGGAGACCGCCTATCTCAACACGCCGCATGGCGCGCCGGTGCATTTGAACGATCCACAGACCGGCTAA
- a CDS encoding CTP synthase has protein sequence MARYIFITGGVVSSLGKGLASAALGALLQARGFSVRLRKLDPYLNVDPGTMSPFEHGEVFVTDDGAETDLDLGHYERFTGVAARKTDSISSGRVYSNVLEKERRGDYLGKTIQVIPHVTNEIKDFLDIGGDEVDFMLCEIGGTVGDIEGLPFFEAIRQFSQDKPRGQCIFMHLTLLPFVKASGELKTKPTQHSVKELRSIGIAPDILVCRSEGPIPAKEREKLALFCNVRPDSVIAAQDLKSIYEAPLAYHREGLDQAVLDAFQITPAPKPNLRRWEDVADRIYNPEGEVKVAIVGKYTQLEDAYKSIAEALTHGGMANRVKVKVEWVDAEIFDSEDPGPHLEGFHAILVPGGFGERGTEGKIKAAQYAREHKVPYLGICLGMQMAVIEAARNVAGLKTAGSEEFDHEAGKKRFEPVVYHLKEWVQGNHKVARKVDDDKGGTMRLGAYDATLVEGSRVAEAYGTTTIDERHRHRYEVDIAYKDQLEKAGLKFSGMSPDGKLPEIVEWSDHPWFIGVQFHPELKSKPFEPHPLFKDFVRAAKDVSRLV, from the coding sequence ATGGCACGCTATATCTTCATCACAGGCGGTGTGGTCTCGTCGCTGGGCAAGGGTCTGGCCTCGGCGGCCTTGGGCGCCTTGCTTCAGGCACGCGGTTTTTCAGTTCGTCTGCGCAAGCTAGACCCATATCTGAACGTCGATCCCGGCACGATGTCGCCTTTCGAGCATGGCGAAGTTTTCGTCACCGACGATGGCGCAGAGACCGATCTCGACCTTGGTCACTACGAGCGTTTTACCGGCGTGGCTGCGCGCAAGACCGACAGCATCAGCTCTGGTCGGGTCTACTCTAACGTGTTGGAGAAAGAGCGTCGCGGCGATTACTTGGGCAAGACCATTCAGGTGATCCCCCATGTAACCAACGAGATCAAAGACTTCCTCGACATCGGCGGTGATGAAGTCGACTTCATGCTGTGTGAAATCGGCGGCACCGTGGGCGATATCGAAGGCCTGCCCTTCTTTGAGGCAATCCGTCAGTTCAGCCAAGACAAGCCGCGCGGGCAGTGTATCTTCATGCATCTGACGCTGTTGCCCTTTGTTAAGGCCAGCGGTGAGTTGAAGACCAAGCCGACACAGCACTCGGTCAAAGAACTGCGCTCCATCGGTATCGCGCCTGACATTCTGGTCTGCCGTTCCGAGGGTCCGATCCCCGCCAAAGAGCGTGAAAAGCTGGCCCTGTTCTGCAACGTACGTCCGGACTCAGTCATTGCCGCGCAAGACCTCAAGTCGATCTACGAAGCGCCCTTGGCCTACCACCGCGAGGGGCTGGACCAAGCGGTACTGGATGCCTTCCAGATCACTCCTGCGCCCAAGCCAAACCTGCGCCGTTGGGAAGATGTCGCGGACCGTATTTATAACCCCGAGGGCGAAGTCAAAGTCGCCATCGTCGGCAAATACACTCAGCTTGAAGATGCCTATAAATCCATCGCCGAGGCGCTGACCCATGGGGGCATGGCCAACCGTGTGAAGGTCAAAGTCGAATGGGTCGATGCCGAGATTTTCGACAGCGAAGACCCCGGCCCGCACCTCGAAGGGTTCCACGCGATCCTCGTCCCCGGGGGCTTTGGCGAGCGTGGCACCGAAGGCAAGATCAAGGCCGCGCAATATGCGCGTGAACATAAGGTGCCCTATCTGGGCATCTGCCTTGGCATGCAGATGGCGGTGATCGAAGCAGCGCGCAATGTAGCCGGGCTGAAGACAGCTGGCTCCGAAGAGTTCGACCATGAGGCGGGCAAGAAACGGTTCGAGCCGGTTGTGTACCACCTCAAGGAATGGGTGCAGGGCAACCACAAAGTCGCGCGTAAAGTGGACGACGACAAAGGCGGCACCATGCGTTTGGGGGCCTATGACGCGACGCTGGTCGAAGGGTCGCGCGTGGCCGAAGCCTATGGCACCACCACGATTGATGAGCGTCACCGCCACCGCTATGAGGTTGATATCGCCTATAAGGACCAGCTTGAGAAGGCCGGGTTGAAGTTCTCGGGCATGTCGCCCGACGGCAAGCTGCCCGAGATCGTCGAGTGGTCGGATCACCCGTGGTTTATTGGGGTGCAGTTTCACCCTGAGCTGAAGTCCAAGCCCTTTGAGCCGCATCCTTTGTTCAAGGATTTTGTGCGCGCGGCGAAGGATGTGTCGCGGTTGGTATAA
- the secG gene encoding preprotein translocase subunit SecG, which translates to MENVVLIIHLILALGLIAVVLLQRSEGGGLGIGGGGGAVSGRSAATALGKMTWILAAGFIATSITLTIIAAEKSAGSSVIDRLSATPPAQNQNGSPALPAGDDLLPPSADGNTPLVPAAD; encoded by the coding sequence ATGGAAAATGTCGTTCTGATCATTCACTTGATTCTGGCCCTTGGCCTGATCGCCGTGGTGCTGCTGCAACGGTCTGAGGGCGGCGGCCTAGGCATCGGTGGCGGCGGCGGCGCTGTTTCGGGTCGGTCTGCTGCGACTGCTTTAGGCAAGATGACGTGGATCCTTGCAGCCGGTTTCATTGCCACCTCGATCACACTGACCATCATCGCGGCGGAAAAATCCGCAGGCTCGTCTGTCATTGACCGGCTGAGCGCGACACCGCCCGCCCAAAACCAGAATGGCAGCCCTGCCCTGCCGGCGGGCGACGATCTGCTGCCGCCGTCTGCGGATGGCAATACACCGCTGGTCCCTGCGGCCGATTAA
- a CDS encoding adenylosuccinate synthase: MANVVVVGAQWGDEGKGKIVDWLSERADVIARFQGGHNAGHTLVIDGKVYKLHALPSGVVRGGKLSVIGNGVVLDPWHLLKEIETIEGQGVEISPENLMIAENTPLILPFHGELDRAREEAASKGTKIGTTGRGIGPCYEDKVGRRAIRVADLADPATLEARVDRALQHHDPLRKGLGVEAIDRDALIAQLQEIAPKILPFAAPVWKVLAEKRKAGKRILFEGAQGALLDIDFGTYPFVTSSNVIAGQAATGVGLGPTAIDYVLGIVKAYTTRVGEGPFPTELEDADGQRLGERGHEFGTTTGRKRRCGWFDAALLRQTCATSGITGICLTKLDVLDGFETLKVCVGYDLDGERLDYLPTAAEQQARCVPIYEELPGWSESTEGARSWADLPANAIKYVRRVEELIQCPVALVSTSPEREDTILVTDPFAD; the protein is encoded by the coding sequence ATGGCCAATGTCGTCGTTGTCGGCGCCCAATGGGGTGACGAGGGAAAAGGCAAGATCGTTGATTGGCTCAGCGAACGTGCCGATGTGATCGCACGCTTTCAAGGCGGGCATAACGCGGGCCATACTCTGGTCATCGACGGCAAGGTTTACAAGCTGCATGCGCTGCCTTCGGGCGTGGTGCGCGGCGGTAAGCTGTCGGTCATCGGCAATGGCGTGGTGCTGGACCCGTGGCACCTGCTGAAAGAGATCGAGACGATCGAAGGTCAGGGCGTCGAGATTAGCCCCGAGAACCTGATGATCGCGGAAAACACGCCGCTGATCCTGCCGTTCCACGGCGAATTGGACCGCGCCCGCGAAGAAGCGGCGAGCAAGGGCACCAAGATCGGCACCACCGGTCGCGGCATTGGCCCCTGCTACGAAGACAAGGTTGGCCGTCGTGCCATCCGCGTTGCCGATCTGGCCGATCCTGCGACGCTGGAAGCCCGCGTCGATCGTGCCCTGCAGCATCACGATCCGCTGCGCAAAGGTTTGGGCGTTGAGGCCATCGACCGCGACGCGCTGATCGCGCAACTGCAAGAGATTGCGCCGAAAATCCTGCCCTTCGCCGCGCCGGTTTGGAAAGTGTTGGCCGAGAAGCGCAAGGCTGGCAAACGCATCCTGTTCGAAGGGGCGCAGGGCGCTCTGCTGGACATCGACTTCGGCACCTATCCTTTTGTCACGTCTTCCAATGTGATTGCAGGGCAGGCGGCGACTGGCGTGGGCCTTGGCCCCACCGCCATCGATTATGTGCTGGGCATCGTCAAAGCCTATACCACACGCGTCGGTGAAGGCCCGTTCCCGACCGAATTGGAAGACGCCGACGGCCAGCGTTTGGGTGAGCGGGGCCATGAATTTGGCACCACCACCGGGCGCAAGCGCCGCTGCGGTTGGTTTGACGCGGCCCTGCTGCGCCAGACCTGTGCCACCTCTGGCATCACCGGCATATGCCTGACCAAGCTCGACGTGCTCGACGGGTTTGAGACGCTGAAGGTCTGCGTGGGCTATGATCTGGATGGCGAACGACTCGACTATCTGCCGACCGCTGCCGAACAGCAGGCGCGCTGCGTGCCAATCTATGAAGAACTGCCGGGCTGGTCCGAATCGACCGAAGGCGCGCGCAGCTGGGCCGACCTGCCTGCCAATGCGATCAAATATGTGCGCCGGGTCGAAGAATTGATTCAATGCCCGGTCGCGCTGGTCTCAACCTCGCCAGAGCGGGAGGACACCATTCTGGTGACCGACCCTTTCGCGGACTGA